TAAGTGACTGAAACTTTGTTAATTTAGTGTTATAAGTACAGCtaaaaatttatgttttgttGAACTTTGTGGAAAAAATTTGATTATTCTTTGTCTGATCTGTGTTGTGTTCACTGTCATGGGAACAATGGGAGTTGCTAAAATGCTCGCATAACTGAAGGTCATACTCTATCCAGCTCCATCTTCAGGGCTGTTGTGGTTGTCCCAGTTGCtcagctgaattttaaaatctttgcttttttgaGCAGCTTCTCTAAGTCTCAGACTCCAACTCTTTTATAATGATTACAGGGTCAGCTGTGCCATTTTGGCTGGGTCTTAATCTGCAGTTTTCTGACACTGCATGTAATTGCTAAGGAAGGGTCAACTAGGCTCAGTATCCGCTGTTTATTTCCTTCCAGAAGGTATCAGTAGCATCTAGTGAGTAaatgttttggtgtgttttgttttgtttgtgtgcttggggtttttgttttgttgtttaagCAAAGTATTTTAATCGGTGGTTAGATGTTTTGCTACTATTTCAGCAAaagttgatttttaatttattttttaaattatttttctttttaacgtCGGTAAGGTCCCTGTTAGGATTCACCGTGTGGCCCCACAAAGGCGGTGTTGGCAGAAGACAGGGGGCACTGCAGGGACAGCGATGGAAGGGTAGAGGCACCGGGGGCAGGTGGCTGCTTTGGTGGTGCTGCCTGCCAGACTGGCACTTCTGAACCTTTACCTTCAGTGAAAAAGACTTATCTAACATAtgggagaaggggggaagggaaaggtcTTTCTCCTCCATGTGATAGTCCCATAGATTGTAATGGTTTTATTAAGCTTTGTGCTCTCTTTAAAACATCAGGGATTTGAGTAGCAGAATTTTAATAAATGGGTTCAGACTGCTTTAGCAAGTGTCCTTTAACAGCGACTTTTCACGTTTCTTTTCACAAGAATGATGTTTCTTTTCGCAATTAAAGGACTACGAAGGGGAAGAAGTGAGTTTTAAGCATTGACAAAGCAAGGATCATGACTTGTTGGAGAAGAGATGTAGGATCCTCAGTTAGTGGGTTTAGTTAGTGCATTAGATCCTGCAGAGGAACACTtaactttttgtcatttttattttacactgCGAGTCACTGGTTTCGTATATACTCTATTAATGTCAAACTTTAAAGTATGTGGATCACAGTCATAAAATTAGAATATAATGAGCGGAACAAATGCATTTCTACTGTGAAGTAACAGAGTAAATAGTCAGGAATGTACTATTGTCCAAATCCTTTTCACTGTGTGAGAATCAAGGTCAACTCAAGGTCCACATTGGGTGGTACAGCTTGGAGGAATTTTTATTAGGTGCACAGAATTTTTGGGAGCCCGGTATAATAGAAAGCTGACCTAAACTGGACTTAAGAAGTAGCAAATCAAGACATTATAGCCATTAGACTTCAGTAGTATATATTATGATGACTAAATTCTGGCACAAACATTAGACATCCTCTGTGTGAGTCTGATAGGCTAATATCTTTTGTGAGAAGAAGGGCGTGATGTcttgatgtttgtttttttagagGGAAGATTCTGGATATATGAAGCATGAATAGTCTGTGATAACTTACCATAACCTTTTGTGTAAGACAGCAAAATCTTTGTATTCTCCATGGCACTGATTAGAAGATGGTGCAGTAAATGGCTAACTGAATTTTTGTTAGTTCTCCAACTTTAGCATGATGAAAAGCTCTAGTAATATTTTGTGGAGGGGATGAAGCCTCATTCTGCATAAAGTATATAAACACTTAGTGATAATACAAACCTTACTTGCTGAACAcacatctgttttaaaaagacACTTTGTTTTTTGGAGGGGTTGTCAGCTTACAGAGAAGTTAAACCTCTATTCAAAGctttagcttttaatttttgaTCCCTGAATAGCTTACGACAAAAGTCAGCTGAGGCTCAAACATTTGAGAGATGGGAAGTATGtgaaaggaaattatattttgagaaaataatcACTTTTAATTACTTGGTTTTGAGTATGCAGTTTTATATCATAGTATTCCAGTGAGATCTTGATGCAAAACTGACAAAAGTAACAGAAGATCATTTTTAGTGACATCCTCTTGAATTTCACCCGAATTGATGAAGCTCTTAAGAAACTATAAGGAAGGTATTTAACTCTTTGTTAGCCTTTtaatagatgatttttttttttttcacctgtcaaAGTACTCATTTATAGGTAGACAACAATCCAGCAACCTTTTTGCACAATGGGTTGTTttggctttgtatttttaaaggttcTATTGGGAAGCCTTCTGGATCATTTATATGAAAGTATTTGTGCAACTGTATAAATCAAGGGTGGCAGTGTGCTAGTTAAAAGCAGATTAATTCTGTAGAGAAGACCGTAAGTTCTAGTTGCCTGGAAATGAAGTGAAAGCCAGGCTGATACCAGTTAGCATATGTGAGCATACAAAGCAGAATAATATGGAAATATATATTATTATGTTCTTGTAAGTAATTAATGTAGTTTATATATATTGAGAATGTTATAAAcgatttgggttttttgtaattACTTCTGTGTTGTTTGGGATAGCACTATGGATTGGTTACTAACATTTCTgcacctttcctttccttctcctgtagTTTCTAAGTGTGTTTCAATTGTATGTGACTTTGTTTTGCAGTTTGTGCCATCATCTCCTATCCGTATTCCTAGCAGCCGTCTTCATCAAATCAAACAGGTAAGCAcagattctaattttttttaaattttcaattttttatgtgGTTGGTGTTTTTGCAGTTAATTTGTGATGTCCTTCAATAGGCTATAGATTTTCCTTTGTAGTAAAGAGTCTGCTGCAGTCTATCACTTCAAAGTGTTTACGAAAGTAAAGGCTGTATCTTGCCTGCAGAGTTCTAAATTTCATAAagtagaatatatatatatatcccatATATCCAGAGAGAAGAAGAtttgagcagaaagaaaaatcttaaaatggGCATTTTATAAAGGAAACCTTGAATGTAAACCCTTAGGGTAAAGTTCCACCAAGTTTTGGCAGTAGTGCAAGCATAAATATTCAGGCCAATAACAAAGTGTTCCTTAACTTGTGTTGGCATAGGACTTTTGCGCAGCCAGAAAATGAACTGGATAAGGAAGAACTCTGGCTAAAAAATAGCTCGGGCTCTTCTGGCTGGGCTATTTTTCATCTGTATAATTTTCTTATCCAGATCACTGTACTTGTGCTGTCACAGCATGAGCAGAGGGGGAAGGGCACCAGAGCAAACAGTTAGGAAGGAGGGGGGTGTGGCAAATATCTGAGTAGGTTTAAATAGCACTGCTACCAGACAACAGACCGCAGTCTAAAGACTCCAGTTTTAAAATCAACAAGCTCAAACTCCTGTGGCTCCTCCATTTTAGATGTCAACTTTTTGACAGTAGAATGTTTATACAATTGGCTTgaagatactttattttttttaattttttttttagcttgctaGATTCCAATGAATAGGCTTGGTTTTTACAGGgtgaaaagtaagaaaatagtTTAATGCTTTGGACAGCATTTTCAGGGTGTGATGTCTGATGGAATGTACTTCTACTTCCCACCTCAGATATTTAAAGTGCAttaatcctgaaaaaaataactgcttgCTTTCATTATGTACATAATTTACTGGCTTAAAGAGACTCTGAAGCACTCAAGCCTGTTGTGGAGCTGTTTTTATCAGTATAAAAAAGTTCAGGGTTAAAATGTAAATGATAAGAGCAACAGGATGAACTACTGTGGCTCTGTTGCTATATTACATGAagtaaagttcatttttttttgaaaatacttctgtattcATAATTGTTCTATACATTTATTGAAGTGAACAATGACATTTCCTAATCTGTATTTGATCATTAAATTCACAAGTTGAAATTCCATGTCCTGTATGGCACAGATGGAAACCCATGTGATTTATTTCTGATCTCACAGTTGAACTATGTTAGTAAGACTCTTCCTACATATGATGAAGATTGTGAAGATAGTTAGTTGAACTTTTATTCTTGAACTGGACTGAATTAGGGAATGTACTCATTCACTCAACAGACTGGATAGCATTCAGTTAGGTTTAAGGAATAGTGTCTACGTAAGAGGAGATTGAGTCAAGTTTGTGCTTTGGTGTTAGTATTTAGTTTAATGTTGCATCTTTGATccattttagtaatattttatggatgttttaggaaaaaaacccaccaaatccCAAATTCATTGTGTACAGTGcactgtattaaaaatgaaatgctgaCAAGTGTCTAGTTAGTTACTAATCCATAGAATAAGGTAAGAATCCAGCCATGCGTTTAAGGATTATCTGTACTAGTTTCCACTTTGTGAAATATTATTATGCAAGACTCATACTCTAGCATGTGCAGAATTTTTGCTTCATATTATCATTACCTCTTCCATAGTAATGAAAATAAAGCTGCTTGATTAAAACCAAATTCCCCTAAGCACTTCTTCTGTGATGGTGTCTCTTGCTACATTTCTTTCCCATCCTCTCCTCCTCACTCATTTTCATGCAGTGAGAGCTTAAGGTTCTTGTTGCTTAACTGAGTTGAATTAAATTTTCAACATACCGAAGTGAAATGAAATGAGCTTTTCTGATTTGCTgtagcaaagctttttttttcttttattttttcatctgctAATCTTTTAGGAAGAAGGAATGAATCTGATGAACAGAGAAACAGTACGTGAAAGGTAAGCATTAAGGCAAATAGAATACTTAATGTAGTCTTCTATGGGCCTGGGAcaatacatttcttttcttctttatagaGAAGTGCAAGTAGCAATGCAGATGAGCCACTCATGGGAGGAGAGCTTGAGCCTGGTAATGCATTCATGCTTTAATTTGTGTTTCTATTATCAGTATCAGGACACTAGAGACTCTCTCAtgtcaacattttcttttatagttTGACCTACAATTAAGGTGTTAGTATATCACTGCTTTTGATCAGCAATTTTTCACACTAACAAGGCATAGAATTATCAGTTATTCGAGGATACACGTGGGTTCCTTGGGCTGGTGTGTCAAAAGAAAATTGCATGGATGTCCTCCTGTTCAGATTTTCTTCCATGTTCTGATACTCACCAAGTAATATTTAAGGCTTTTGTTGTTGAGTGTGAGCTCGTAAATGGTTAcctaaaaattattaatatgatGGAGGATAACTTTGGAATCTTACTCAAGTCCACAACCAATCAGTCCTTTTCATGTTAGGGTACTTGCTCATAAGATTAATTGTATGTACTATTTACAGAGCGACAATGATTTTGAAAAATCATCATCACCAAAGCAAGTAGACTTTGTCCCAGTTTCTCCAGCTCCTTCACCTACCAGAGGAATAGGGAAGGTGAGCAAAATGTGTGGTAATAATGGTTTTGTCCTGAGCAGTGCTAAATAAATTCAAGCAAATTAGTAACAAAAGATTAAGCCACCTGCTCCTTTCTACCTTGGCTGCAAGCAAGAAactagaataagaaaaaaaaccaaaactaaaacctCCAACCAGAAAATACCAGCTAGCAGTTGCACGTCTTGTGGATGTGCATTTCTGTGGAGTGTTCAACTGTTAATCTGTGGTTAATAAACCTTATTCTTTATTTGCCTTCCTCTTGAAATAAGAGGAAGGGGCATACATTCTTATTTTATGAACCACAGTCTATTTAACCTATTTAACTATAGTGAAATAAATCCTTGTCAACTTGCACATATTGTGCATGAAAGTGGAATCtgtccaatttttattttttccctcagtaACAAGAAACGATATCTCAGTAGACCCATCCATATTGACTGGTTGCTTAAATTGATAGTGGGTTGCTTATTTACCTGGGATAAAGATCAGTTGTTACCATATGGGTGTGATACAGTGTTTATATGTAAATAACTCAAACTGTTTTACTCTCAGCAATGTTTCTCACCATCCTTGCAAAGTCTGGTGAGTAGCAGTGGATTACCTCCAAGTCCTAGCCCAAGTCCAACGAGGCGATTTTCAAGGTAACTACCAGATCTTATCAATAATAGAAAATTGGCATAGCTTGTTCACAGCAGGCTTATGAAATACCAGAATTTGTTATATGTAAAATTGATTTCTGATCAAAAATATGACTTTATATATTCATGTAAACTTCAGGTTTTACAATGCTCTAAAATACTTCTTAAAATCCTCATGTCATAACACTGGGAAAGTGGGCTGCATTGTGCATCTGTGTAGTCTCTGTATTGCTCTTAATCACATCTTAAGTAATTGAATTGGAttctaaggggggaaaaaaaccccaaacaaacaggtTTAGGGTTTGTTACTGATTCTGGTTTTAGTTGCATTGAATGTTGTTTTGAGTGATGTGGACATACAATTAGACTTTATTAGGCCCTAACAGTTCAGCAAAGTACTGCCTGTCAACTGCGATCTAGCGAGTGCCCAGATGTGAGCTTTTAGACTGCCCCAGCTGTGAAATAATGTGACtaagtttttttctgttaagatttttcttcagaaaaaaaacccaacttactTTAGATAAGCTGTTTTAATGCCTGTTTTCTTAGTGTTTTCCACCTAGCAGTTTATCTGAATATCTTTTGATACTTTACATGTTTTTAGGCTTCCTTTATCAATGGTGATATCAGTATAGCATATGCCTTCTTTTAGCAGGAGAAGCCAGAGTCCAATTAATTGCATTCGACCAAGTGTTCTTGGgtcaataaaaagaaaaggtacagtaTTTGATTTTGGCTAATATGCTAACATGTTGATTTTACAATAATTCACATAGCTTTCCTCATAATTCTGTTCAGTTGGCTGATTCTTCAAAGAGTGACTAGAAATAGACAGTATTACAGATGTTCCATTACATAAATGGAACTGTTTGTAGGGATAAAACAGACAAATAGATAAATTAGCTTTTACTATTTCGTAAAACTAATAGTTGTTCTGTTCTAATACTTCTCCATTGCTGTGGTCATATAGATCTGATAAGAAACTAAGGTAACCTgtttaagaaaacaagaaatatagCTATTGGTATATTTCACAAATAGAGAATTTTGAAAGTCATGGCTAACTGAAGTGTACAGGTACTGTAGATTTTAAAATCACCCTTCAATACCAAAAACTGGTACAGAGACCTGTTAGACACCTTACAGCTCTACTGGGAAATGTTTCTCTatctttctacatttttcttcaagttAACTCCTGGTTATTTTATTGCATCTGTTTTGATATCTTCATGTTTCACCTTTGTAACAGAACACTTCTGGCTCTgagacagcttttaaaatgcttttatctgAGTTTTGTCATAGTCTATTTAGGTATATATCTGTCCTCTCTTCTTCTACTGTATTTGGAAATCAAAGTCAATCTATAAGTTTAGTGATAATCCTGGACCTTGTTTTTATTGATTGCAAGAGGAAAACAAGCTTTCCTTACTCTCAGCTTCTCTACTTTGGTGGAGCTAGTCAGTGAACCGATAGCCGAGTAAACAACCAAAAAGATTATTCTTTGCtactaaaaaataaatacctgatATCTACACCTCAGCTCATAACTCACTAAACTTTCCTGAAGTTTGGACCAAAATGTTTCCAAGAAATAGTCTTTAAAATTTCAGCATTGAACTTCTGTGTTTTACGTATAACGCTCGATCTATTGTAACAAGTTTGAACCTCTGTTCTGTTTGCTCTGTAGAAGTACATAGAAAGTAGATTTTTGTTTAATTGAGTACTAATTTTTATCACTCCTTATCTCTTACCAAAGGTGTAACAGAGATAGAAGATCATCCAAAAAGATTATTCCAAGGATCCACCAACATGCTTACCCCTGACGTTTCACATCAGGTGGACCTTGGGGGATGGTAAATGCTGTGCTATTTATTGTGTTGATTTCTTCAGAAGCACTGCAAGTCTTTCTTCATCTAGCAGTGATAGTGCCtgaagttgttggggttttttattattaatacagACATCCTGTAATTTTGAAGCACTGAAATTATCACAGTAAACAGGCGGTAATGTTCACTACAATTTCTAGGACTGACTGTTAACATGCTTCACGTATATGGGAGTTGAGTACATCTAGGAAAAGATACCTCATGGCTGGCAATTTTTGGAGTCTAGTTTCAAGTTGCAATCAAATATAAATGCTAATGCTTGTGGGTGGATTGggttttttacttatttttctctttgctcatAGTCATATAGAAAAATTAGTCTGTCTGTCCCTCCCTGCTGGGAGGAGATAAAGTACTACATAAAAAATCATAACGACTTGAAATAGCAAGGGATTTTGATTTAGTATTTTACTCAAGAGGTTAGTAATACATAGGGTGTGCCCACACAACTATCAAGACAGGTCTGTTCACAGTACATTTGTTCTTTTTGCCTCTCGGCCAACATACATAGCAGTGCACAAGCTTTGAGTCCATTGCAGTGGCGATAATAAAATAGATGTTTTAAAGGTACTTTAAAACCATACCTTTTCACACACCCTATTCATATTAGGCATAGCAGTGCAGGTTCAGTTGCTGCATCTTGGTTTAGGAGAcggtaatttttaaaaacactttgatGCTATCACTGATAATAGGTCACCTCTAGTTCTGATTTTGTGTCCTGTGAAATATGTAGTCAGTGCTACAACTGAAGTATGTACAGTTTATCATCGGCTCTCCTGACACAAGAGGCCTCTAGATATGTGCTAGCCCAGGACCTTGTAGGAGATGGGGTGAAGCTTGCAGTGAACTTCTCAGCCTGATGCTTCTAATCTGTACCCCATTTCTGGGTCAGCTGAAGGAGGAAATTGGTAGAATGTTATCTGTTTGGGAGTGACTGCAAAGTGTGTAGTTGCAGATTTATTTCAAATCATGGGGCTTGCTCTTCCTTCAGAGttgcacatttgtttttaaaatggttttagaATGAATGGAAGCAAATCTTTGAAACTCACCAGAAAGAGTACCTCATTTCTCCTATCTTGCTCTGTTTTCAGTCTGTCGTCACATGCTCTTGATGACAACAGAAGCAGTGCAGGCTCTTCCTGTGACTCACCAGCTGAAGTCAGCACCAACACAGACTCTCCAGTCTCACTTTCTGACTCCAGATCTCCTTTTTTACCAGTAGATCTTACGGCTAAGTTACCTATTAATTAAGAAGCAGAACTCTGCTAATGGACACCGAGAAACAGGCTGGATATCAATAAGACTTTCTGTTGTGTGTAACTGATTCTGTTCCTCATAGGAACTTCCAGAAATGTCATTATTTCTAGAAAACTTCCAGAATAGTTCCTTGAGGAGGAATTCACGTTTCTAGTGATTTGTATGACATTTACTAAAATACAGTAAGCATTTGAATTGCAAACATATTTGATGCTAATATCAGTAAGCAAGCTGTGGATTTACAGTTGATATTGTCTGGTTGGCATAAGTTACAAATACTATATGTACATTCCGCTTGTAGAAGACTTGGCTTTCCAACAGCCAACAGGCAGTGTCCTCACTAATATAAAGTGGTGCTTATGTAGTAGCAGATAACTTTCACATTTGTCCTCAGTCTGAAACCAATGAAGCAGTTTactaatttgtttttattccccAAGCGTTagatattttgtggttttgttcttcaCATGAAAGGGGGAATACTAGGGGGGGAATTGATTCTTGTGTTGTATTATGATTGGCTGTTAATCAATTCTGTGTTCTAATAGATGTCAAAAGAACAAGTTGGTGAATTGTCAACTTAAATTTATATGTTGGATTTTATTCATAATCATGACTGCTGTTGTGACTAAATCTAAATTAGGTGTGGAACATTCTCCTGGggttttgtattgttttgttttttatttccctaTTTATATGATATGTTAGagtggtagatttttttttacaggccttttaatagggaaaaatagtaataatgGTTGGAACAAAACACTAAATCCTGAGGTTTTAGTATTTAGTATTTCAGAAGTGCATTATTTTAACAGACAGTATTTGTCCTCATATATGACTTCTGGGCAAATATACTGAGAAATCTTTAATGCCTCTTTACAGGCTGAGGCAATAAGACATGTTTAATCTGTGTTTAATCTCCTGATATCACTTCCTCAAACAATAGCATCAGGTTATTTCTGCTGTTGGAAACTTCAGATGCTGATTGGAAGACTAGAATTTGGTAATCTGGGATGTTTCAGGATTCTTGTACTATGTTTGAAAAGTCAGTGGATTGAGGCATCCTGATCTCAACTCTGAAATTCCCCAAACAGGAGGAAAAATCTGCAAACCCCACCATAGCTGTTTCAGATTTTCCAGTGGCAACCTCATTTTGGTTGTTGACTCCTGTTCTACAGTTGAACTTCCCCAGCTGAGTCCCCTTTTGTACATGTGTATGCATCTGTACTATGTGGTTTCAAGCCTTCTCTCCAGAGAGCTTAAtaatgaagcaaaatgttttatttttaaacactaaatCTTTGTGATGtgtaaaaagtgagaaaagtaTGGAAACTTCCTCAAGTAGGAGTAGAGCCCACTCTGAGTGCTGCTGTGAAAGAGTCACATGGATGAAGCTTTGATTGACAGCAGCCATCGAAATTAGAAATGGACAACTCGGAGTGCAAAGACCTGGTGACCTGAGGACCAATGACCAGTTTCCGTATGTCCTTACTGTAGAAAGAAAATAGAATGTATTTAATAGTTTTGCTCAGTTCAAGTAAGGTATGACATGGTTTACTTCTGATTTCATTCCTCTTAAATTATTGTAATAGTCAACTTCCTGATTGCAGTTCCTTTTTCGATTCAGACTGCCCCTCATCCCTGTGGCAGATGGACAAGCTTGTGTTTAATGTCTGTTTGCCCTCTCTCTGATATGGCAGAGTTTTATTTCACAATTTCAGGTATGTGCCAAAGAGTTGCTGTGCATTCACTCTTGTGGTGAGggcaagactttttttaaaatcttgcttaTTTCTTAAGAATGAACCCCCTGGTGTCTCTTccaatcttttttaaaagatgcatcAGTGGAGGGGTTTAATAGTTGCGTGTGGGTCAACTTGTCTCttttctgttgaatatttatGCTATTTCTCAATTAAGTGccaataaatggaaaaataaatgtgttttgctATTTCTGCACTTTGTTAGAAAGGTAACCATATTCTTGTTTTAATCTgtgattaaatgtttttcttttttaaatcagagtATCTATTGTAACCCAGTCTAGTTTACATTTAAGTTGGCCTTAAACCCTGCAGCagacttttctgttttcctagtGCAATGCTGTCTTGAAGTTCTGTGACAACTCTAGGAAAAccaaagaataaaaccaaacattttcaaaagactttAATAGCTAAATGTGTCCCTAGTTTATACCTAGAGGAAGTTGTGGTGAAATCGTTTGGAAGATAGAAGCTACAGCTGGCTGGCGGACAGTACTGAGGCTCTTTCTTACCTCTTGGGAAGAAGTGGGGAGTCTTTGTGGTTTGCCTTAATAAGGCAATTAATGCTGTTGGAGGAGAGAGGGATAGTTATGTGTCTGCAGTCATTCCTTTCCCTGCTTTTGTAAAGCAGAAATAGCTTTGAACTTGTGGAAAAAAGCATCTCAATTTCTTGTCCATCCATGTCATCAAGAAGCTGCAGTTTTGCGCCCTGAAGTCAGGAGACACGtatagttgtggtttttttcactgaaatgaaatattaactTTTTGGAATTAAATTATCCTGCAAAATATGTATCTGGATTCAGGGAATTGGTGTGTTATACAATGCGCATAATGAACCCTGTACTCACATAGTAACTCATGCTGTTAGCGTTATCTCTATTTTACTAATTCTCTATTTCCTCATGAAAATGAATATTGAAGCTTTGCTTGATTAAGTGTTATGGTTATAGGATTATTGCGTATGATGTTCCTTAACTGATCTGAGTTTATAGTACAAGTGTCTACGCCTTTGTCTTCCTCTGAGAAGAAAGGGGCAGCTTTCTTGTCTCAGTCCATGTTGGAAGTATTATgatcatgtgtatatatatatatgcaagtaTAATATATAAGTACATATTATATATAAACTTTTCTTATTCTACAACTCTTTTGGGGCATACAGCTGTTTCTCTCCAGGATTCTGCCACTCCTCTTGAATGGCACCCTTCCAAAGTCAAGCTTGTGATCAACACTTGATTGGTCTGGTTGAAAACTATCCTGTAGGATTTGTTGGCAGTTAAATCGTGTCTTGGGCCAGGGTGTCTTCCTTGACAACTGATaggtgtttttcttccttccacctcCTCCAGAATGACATAGTTGCCGAGGGAACATTGATAACCGTGCCAGTGCCCAGGGGGACTGTATTTTTGGAATGAGCGCTTCAGTGGTTACTGCATTTAGCAGAGGAATAGATACTTCACACTAGAAGAGAGGTACAAATGCCAGGAAAAATGAGCCTGTGCATCAGCCAGATTAACTTGCTAGGGTCTTCTGTGTGTTGTCAGTGAGCCAGCTGATCTGAATACTCAACTGAACAGCTGCCCACGGTCCTCCTGAGATTAATGTGAGAAATTAATCCTAAATTTGTTCTTTACACCTTTCCTCAGAAAACTTGAGTGTAAATGATCACCAGCCTGTACAAACAAAACAGGTCTCCAAAGTCTTGTATTGGTGAGACTGAGatattttgatttataaatgCATATTGTGGTTCTAATATTAGTGCTGTGTTTGTGAGCCCAGGCCTGCTATTGTGAGATCATTTGCTAGTGAAGTGACTGAAGGCAGGAGCGACCTCTGGAGCTCCGTCAGCCAGCTTCCAGCTTGAGAACAGCTTGTGCATTTCTTAGCAGTAgtcatttcagaaatgttcacTTTATGCTGTTGTGTTCTTGCATATGTTGGAGTCGTAACTAATTTACTTAAAATAGAGATCTTCAGGAGTCATAATTAAAATGTGTGAGCTCTTCATATCCTGTTTTAAGCAACCTTTCTCATCACCAACTGGCAGATGGAGTTTAAGTTGATCCCTCTTCTCCTGGAAGCACcaagttaaaatatttgtaaatgtaaTTGAATGTTTACAGATACAGTATAATAATTAAAACCTTACTGATCTGAGAAGGAGCGCTTGGCTTGCAAGAGTCCTTTTCAATAACTGGATGCAAAAATTGTCACTTGAcattttttatttggtgtctATTTCCTAAGGGTATGTCTTGGatgattgtttgtttgttttacctgtAACAGGAGAGTCTTC
The window above is part of the Strix aluco isolate bStrAlu1 chromosome 10, bStrAlu1.hap1, whole genome shotgun sequence genome. Proteins encoded here:
- the LOC141927588 gene encoding P2R1A-PPP2R2A-interacting phosphatase regulator 1 isoform X2 encodes the protein MAQEKMELDLELPPGSAAAPSDGGGLRRSNSAPLIHGLSDNSQVFQANILRTRRNSTTVMNRHSLFVPSSPIRIPSSRLHQIKQEEGMNLMNRETVREREVQVAMQMSHSWEESLSLSDNDFEKSSSPKQVDFVPVSPAPSPTRGIGKQCFSPSLQSLVSSSGLPPSPSPSPTRRFSSRRSQSPINCIRPSVLGSIKRKGVTEIEDHPKRLFQGSTNMLTPDVSHQVDLGGCLSSHALDDNRSSAGSSCDSPAEVSTNTDSPVSLSDSRSPFLPVDLTAKLPIN
- the LOC141927588 gene encoding P2R1A-PPP2R2A-interacting phosphatase regulator 1 isoform X1, translating into MAQEKMELDLELPPGSAAAPSDGGGLRRSNSAPLIHGLSDNSQVFQANILRTRRNSTTVMNRHSLFVPSSPIRIPSSRLHQIKQEEGMNLMNRETVREREVQVAMQMSHSWEESLSLSDNDFEKSSSPKQVDFVPVSPAPSPTRGIGKQCFSPSLQSLVSSSGLPPSPSPSPTRRFSRRSQSPINCIRPSVLGSIKRKGVTEIEDHPKRLFQGSTNMLTPDVSHQVDLGGCLSSHALDDNRSSAGSSCDSPAEVSTNTDSPVSLSDSRSPFLPVDLTAKLPIN